A genomic stretch from Aerococcaceae bacterium zg-1292 includes:
- a CDS encoding LysR family transcriptional regulator — protein sequence MEIRVLNYFVETANHKSMTKAAKKLHVTQPTLSKQLKDLEEELGRKLFNRSKYSINLTPEGEILYKRAVDILSIVDKTEAEFKSMNDFNGGDIHIGCAESYGITVIAETIKALTKKYPNVRFHLYSGNFQTVTEQLNNGLLDFAITVQDVNTSLYNSLTLPYTDKWGLLMRRDSSLAANTSIQLGELANIPLIISRQGFSDEMPNELKNMQANLNIIGTYDLLYNASLFVKQGLGYAFCFDKLVDTSLESELLFVPIEPVISSPMRIIWPINQTLSKSTTLFFEELKNK from the coding sequence ATGGAAATACGCGTACTCAACTACTTTGTCGAAACAGCTAATCATAAAAGCATGACAAAAGCAGCTAAAAAGTTACATGTCACACAACCTACATTATCAAAGCAGCTAAAGGATTTAGAAGAGGAATTAGGGCGAAAATTATTTAATCGCTCGAAATACAGCATTAATTTAACACCTGAAGGAGAAATACTTTATAAACGTGCCGTTGATATTTTAAGCATTGTCGATAAAACAGAAGCAGAATTCAAGTCAATGAATGATTTTAATGGTGGCGATATCCATATTGGATGCGCAGAGTCGTACGGTATCACCGTCATTGCCGAAACGATTAAGGCATTGACAAAAAAATACCCGAATGTTCGTTTTCATCTTTACAGCGGGAATTTTCAAACTGTCACTGAACAATTAAACAATGGCCTACTAGACTTCGCGATTACAGTTCAAGATGTCAATACTTCCTTGTATAATTCATTAACATTGCCTTATACGGACAAATGGGGGCTATTAATGCGTCGAGATAGTTCACTCGCAGCAAATACGTCGATTCAGCTAGGCGAGCTGGCTAATATTCCGTTAATTATCTCGCGACAAGGATTTTCAGACGAAATGCCGAATGAATTAAAAAATATGCAAGCGAATTTAAATATTATTGGCACCTACGATTTATTATATAATGCCAGTTTATTTGTCAAACAAGGTCTTGGATATGCCTTCTGTTTTGATAAATTAGTCGATACTAGTTTAGAAAGTGAGCTACTATTTGTTCCAATCGAACCGGTTATTTCGTCACCGATGCGGATTATTTGGCCAATCAATCAAACACTATCCAAGTCAACAACATTATTCTTCGAAGAATTAAAAAATAAGTAA
- a CDS encoding alpha/beta hydrolase — MMKTEELHLVEEWDKTFEKSEEVNHRKITFINRYGITLAADLYEPKAYSGKLAAIAVSGPFGAVKEQSSGQYAQEMAKRGFLTIAFDPSFTGESGGQPRHVASPDINTEDFSAAVDFLSVQDNVDKERIGIIGICGWGGMALNAAAMDTRIKATVASTMYNMSRVNANGYNDSMDAEARYQLRQELNRQRTRDYQNGDYALAGGVVDPLPDDAPQFVKDYYAYYKTPRGYHERSLNSNNGWNVTSSLSFMNMPILQYSDEIRSAVLIIHGEQAHSLYFGKDAFANLKGDNKEFYLISGANHVDLYDQLDIIPFSKMQQFFEDNLK; from the coding sequence ATGATGAAGACAGAAGAATTACATTTAGTAGAAGAATGGGATAAAACCTTTGAAAAAAGTGAGGAAGTGAATCACCGCAAAATCACTTTTATTAACCGATATGGCATAACACTTGCGGCAGATTTGTATGAGCCCAAAGCGTATAGTGGCAAACTAGCAGCAATTGCAGTTTCTGGACCGTTTGGAGCCGTAAAAGAACAATCGTCTGGACAGTATGCTCAAGAGATGGCTAAACGTGGTTTTTTAACGATTGCATTTGACCCATCATTTACAGGTGAAAGTGGTGGGCAGCCGCGTCATGTCGCCTCTCCTGATATCAATACAGAAGATTTTTCAGCAGCTGTTGATTTCTTATCGGTTCAAGACAATGTTGATAAAGAACGTATTGGTATTATCGGAATATGTGGTTGGGGCGGTATGGCATTAAATGCAGCTGCGATGGATACGAGAATTAAAGCAACTGTTGCATCCACGATGTATAATATGTCCAGAGTCAATGCGAATGGTTATAATGATTCTATGGATGCAGAGGCACGTTATCAACTGCGACAAGAATTGAACCGTCAACGCACACGAGATTATCAAAACGGTGACTATGCATTAGCTGGTGGTGTGGTAGACCCATTACCAGATGATGCACCGCAATTTGTAAAAGATTATTATGCATACTATAAAACACCTAGAGGTTATCATGAACGGTCACTGAATTCTAATAATGGATGGAATGTTACATCCTCACTATCGTTTATGAATATGCCAATACTGCAATATAGTGATGAAATTAGAAGTGCGGTATTAATCATACATGGTGAACAGGCACATTCACTTTATTTTGGTAAAGATGCCTTTGCCAACTTAAAAGGTGATAACAAAGAATTTTATTTAATATCGGGTGCTAATCACGTTGATTTATACGACCAACTGGATATTATTCCATTTTCTAAGATGCAACAATTTTTTGAAGATAACTTGAAATAA
- a CDS encoding exo-alpha-sialidase, with translation MSKQSKRLFEKQQRFSIRKLTVGTCSIVIGSLLFGTNLAHAEEVVPTETNPVTAMTQNEDTQDLNSQSDTVPAADADKTVATQTDNDKQNNSDVAAPTNDSQPTMKDSAEEKTDDNSAKISEENNTNKPSTDTDAGKDAETKTDTEIGKEAETKNDTEVDKDTKAEQNADADTQSSDEKYKYIDLEKSVTESKDPFAENKVIHHEKISVPKGGKVTTNEDLEKYKELQDATLYMELKAPDNLDGLQSLFNVSNSKENAEYFTMYSLNGTVGVEGRAVGTNQFYQSYTNAPLKLKAGELNSIAFTVEGGADPKVRVYVNGVLSSTKRGSAKFIKDMLSPDSVQFGLVPRSKNGNGYPPQPFEVKNFDVYNRALSPAEIAERSKLYQRDDLDPQYTKEHGGYLSSKTNVFESAFKGQRNKEGIMSYRIPALLVTDKGTIIAGTDERTDHYSDWGNINMVVKRSEDNGETWSSTIKMTDLRTNPNATDKNKGNPQLIDMVLVQDKNSETKRIFAVYDMIPEGQGAFSLRDNPYDAYHREGDKAYLKLFHSDGRVFTLRDGVVHDPDGNPTDYRVVTKSEQAPYSTLGDVYQNDKLLGNIYFTTKKTSPFTVSKNMYLWMSYSDDDGKTWSSPRDITPEVTKKDFFFHGVGPGAGLVLDNGRIVIPTYSTNNNNPGVNHFSSQSSRIIYSDDHGKTWHVGESVNDNRTVNGRQIHSSTFTNGREVATEASVVQLNNKDLLMFSRGARGKLQMFRSKDRGNTWEDGVTVFNDVNDSNVQLAALHTVQDGKEYIILTNANGSGRNNGYARLAEVQADGTLKWTAHKLIQQGKYAYNSLQQIGKDEFMALFEHSDTDYYDYTISARKFNFNLFKEKIKGVQDTVIEEIYRVSPGHVAIKYSNTVIASEHKLHTDNQSTLTFVAQHSPNTVIYSVDEKAWGSRITSADADGLVNASGSKVVLDNELSKQPFNVPAYLKAVLATHQVEDGVYTKESLNAYKEAVRQLLVASPETSYEDLAPLVKKASDAKAALESHKEYTTRDDIATTEGDAQDNSQALTQAFDKDLETIWHTKWDGSGFGKPATFTLKKPVTAEGIIVTPRQDNANNGRFKSGSFVVTDTSGQEHTFDFKDWPDNTETQRVKFDKPIEVASVKMNVSSTYGSSTANENKFVSAAEIALQLPVPEAETVDTNEYDSLAKSGRETLANTEHADLFDKTDALLARYKEHNVLTETAYQEVLDKVKEVLASIPQVPDKDEDASKPDEDTTPNPDGEQTPNKDGKVDSDNEQKPDEDAPDKDESETDEENKPEQPAPDEDDDSKTDGENKPDEEDTQTPDENTPNTNGEVKPDEGTPDTDDKTEPDDDNKPEQPTPGEDGKTDTDEGTTPSPDEEHKPDGEQKPDADGEAKPDEEQKPDTDGEVKPDEEQKPDTDGENKPDEEQKPDTDGDVKPDGEQKPDADGEAKPDEEQKPDTDGENKPDEEQKPDADGDVKPDGEQKPDADGEAKPDEEQKPDTDGENKPDEEQKPDEEQKPDADGDVKPDEEQKPDTDGEAKPDEEQKPDADGEAKPDEEQKPDTDGEAKPDEEQKPDTDGEAKPDEEQKPDADGDVKPDEEQKPDTDGEAKPDEEQKPDADGEAKPDEEQKPDTDGEAKPDEEQKPDTDGEAKPDEEQKPDADGDVKPDEEQKPDADGEAKPDEEQKPDADGEAKPDEEQKPDADGEAKPDEEQKPDTDEKTTPKTYVDEATKVSVTLSGKDATKDLQLNVKPVATSILPGKLDEKLVGKAINLFDIYFTNKSGERVQITEPAIVTMPRETTKTVTGVYYVATTGLAESLPFKQLDDSVQFTATHFSYYALAYKAEEKVTPSEKPGTDTKPNTEKPGTDTKPNTDKPGTTVPDKVTPNETKPSTKPTAPSQKDESTMDTNVDDKDIKENDTKQSETSNKAEEEKTTDSTSSRTTQKQENSMSTQTLPETGEYDAHLIFGTAALSILIGLGLVADDGKKVRK, from the coding sequence ATGAGCAAACAGAGTAAACGTTTATTCGAAAAACAACAGCGTTTTTCAATTCGCAAACTGACAGTGGGTACTTGTTCAATCGTCATTGGTTCACTATTATTCGGCACTAATTTAGCCCATGCTGAAGAAGTCGTACCAACAGAAACCAATCCAGTAACTGCAATGACACAAAATGAGGATACACAAGATTTAAATTCTCAAAGTGACACCGTACCAGCAGCTGATGCCGACAAAACAGTTGCAACGCAAACAGACAACGACAAACAAAACAATAGTGATGTTGCAGCGCCAACAAATGATTCACAACCTACGATGAAAGACAGCGCTGAAGAAAAAACAGATGACAATTCTGCCAAAATTTCAGAAGAAAATAATACCAATAAGCCATCAACTGATACCGATGCCGGTAAAGATGCTGAAACAAAAACAGATACTGAAATTGGCAAAGAAGCTGAAACAAAAAATGATACTGAAGTCGACAAAGATACAAAAGCAGAACAAAACGCTGATGCAGATACTCAATCAAGCGACGAAAAATATAAATATATCGACCTTGAAAAATCAGTTACCGAAAGTAAAGACCCATTTGCTGAAAACAAAGTCATTCATCATGAAAAAATCTCTGTCCCTAAAGGCGGCAAAGTTACGACAAATGAAGACTTAGAAAAATATAAAGAATTACAAGATGCAACATTGTACATGGAATTAAAAGCACCCGACAATTTAGACGGCTTACAATCATTGTTTAATGTATCCAACTCTAAAGAAAACGCTGAATACTTTACCATGTACAGCTTGAACGGAACCGTTGGCGTTGAAGGACGAGCAGTTGGTACGAACCAATTTTATCAATCTTATACCAATGCGCCACTAAAATTAAAAGCAGGCGAACTCAACTCGATTGCCTTTACCGTTGAAGGTGGTGCTGACCCGAAAGTACGTGTGTATGTCAATGGCGTCTTATCAAGTACGAAGAGAGGTTCAGCCAAATTTATTAAAGATATGTTATCACCAGATTCTGTACAATTTGGTCTTGTACCACGTAGTAAGAATGGAAATGGCTATCCACCACAACCTTTTGAAGTGAAAAATTTTGATGTCTACAACCGTGCCTTATCCCCAGCAGAAATTGCTGAACGTTCAAAATTATATCAACGTGACGATTTAGACCCACAATACACGAAAGAACACGGCGGGTACTTAAGTTCAAAAACTAATGTCTTTGAAAGCGCCTTTAAAGGTCAGCGTAATAAAGAGGGGATTATGTCTTACCGTATCCCTGCCCTCTTAGTGACAGATAAAGGAACCATCATTGCCGGTACTGATGAACGTACTGACCACTACAGCGACTGGGGTAACATTAATATGGTCGTAAAACGTAGTGAAGATAATGGTGAAACATGGAGTTCTACCATCAAAATGACGGACTTGCGGACAAATCCGAATGCAACGGACAAAAACAAAGGCAATCCACAGCTCATTGACATGGTTTTAGTCCAAGATAAAAATTCTGAAACTAAACGTATTTTCGCCGTTTATGACATGATTCCAGAAGGACAAGGTGCCTTTTCATTAAGAGATAATCCTTATGATGCCTACCACCGTGAAGGCGATAAAGCTTACTTGAAATTATTCCACTCAGACGGTCGTGTGTTTACGTTAAGAGATGGTGTCGTACATGACCCTGACGGTAACCCTACTGACTATCGCGTAGTGACAAAATCAGAACAAGCACCGTATTCAACATTGGGTGATGTGTATCAAAACGATAAATTGCTTGGAAACATTTACTTTACAACCAAAAAAACGAGTCCGTTCACCGTATCAAAAAATATGTATTTATGGATGTCATATAGTGATGACGACGGAAAAACATGGTCTTCACCACGTGATATAACACCAGAAGTAACCAAAAAAGATTTCTTCTTCCACGGTGTCGGTCCTGGTGCCGGTTTGGTGTTAGATAATGGTCGTATCGTCATTCCAACCTATTCAACGAATAATAATAACCCGGGTGTCAACCACTTTAGTTCGCAATCATCACGGATTATTTACTCTGATGACCATGGTAAAACATGGCACGTGGGTGAGTCAGTTAACGACAACCGTACGGTCAATGGTCGCCAAATTCATTCGTCTACCTTTACAAATGGCCGTGAAGTCGCAACGGAAGCCTCTGTTGTTCAATTAAACAATAAAGACTTATTGATGTTCAGTCGCGGTGCTCGTGGTAAATTACAAATGTTCCGTAGTAAAGACCGTGGTAACACTTGGGAAGACGGCGTAACTGTATTCAATGACGTCAATGATTCCAATGTACAATTAGCGGCACTACACACCGTACAAGACGGTAAAGAATACATCATTTTAACCAATGCCAATGGTAGCGGCCGTAACAATGGTTATGCACGCCTAGCCGAAGTTCAAGCTGATGGTACATTGAAATGGACTGCCCATAAATTAATCCAACAAGGTAAATATGCGTATAACTCATTACAACAAATTGGTAAAGATGAATTCATGGCGCTGTTTGAACATTCAGACACTGATTACTATGACTACACTATCAGTGCCCGTAAATTTAACTTTAATTTATTCAAAGAAAAAATTAAAGGGGTTCAAGATACTGTCATTGAAGAGATTTATCGTGTATCACCAGGTCATGTAGCCATCAAATACAGTAACACAGTCATTGCCAGCGAGCATAAGCTACACACAGATAATCAATCAACCCTAACTTTTGTCGCCCAACATTCACCAAACACTGTGATTTATAGCGTAGACGAAAAAGCATGGGGTTCACGTATTACAAGCGCTGATGCGGATGGACTTGTCAATGCGTCAGGCTCTAAAGTTGTCTTAGACAATGAGTTATCAAAACAACCATTTAATGTCCCTGCCTATTTAAAAGCTGTATTAGCCACTCATCAAGTTGAAGATGGTGTTTATACTAAAGAATCATTAAATGCTTATAAAGAAGCTGTACGTCAATTACTTGTGGCGTCACCAGAGACATCTTATGAAGACTTAGCACCCCTCGTTAAAAAAGCTAGTGACGCAAAAGCTGCCTTAGAAAGTCATAAGGAATACACTACTCGTGACGATATTGCTACAACTGAAGGTGATGCACAAGATAATAGCCAAGCGCTCACTCAAGCATTCGACAAAGATTTAGAAACGATTTGGCATACAAAATGGGATGGTTCCGGATTTGGTAAACCAGCAACATTCACATTGAAAAAACCTGTAACGGCTGAAGGTATTATCGTAACACCACGCCAAGATAATGCCAACAACGGTCGCTTTAAATCTGGTTCCTTTGTAGTGACGGACACAAGCGGTCAAGAACACACATTTGACTTTAAAGATTGGCCAGATAACACAGAAACACAACGCGTGAAATTTGATAAACCTATCGAAGTTGCTAGCGTGAAAATGAATGTCAGCTCAACATATGGTTCAAGCACAGCAAATGAAAACAAATTTGTTTCAGCCGCTGAAATCGCCCTTCAATTACCAGTACCTGAAGCGGAAACAGTCGATACCAATGAATATGATTCATTAGCTAAATCAGGACGTGAAACCTTAGCAAATACTGAACATGCTGACTTATTCGATAAAACAGATGCATTGCTTGCCCGCTACAAGGAACATAATGTATTAACCGAAACAGCGTATCAAGAAGTCTTAGACAAAGTAAAAGAAGTGTTGGCATCTATCCCTCAAGTTCCAGACAAAGACGAGGATGCATCAAAACCAGATGAAGACACAACACCAAATCCAGATGGCGAACAAACACCGAATAAAGATGGCAAAGTTGATTCTGATAACGAACAAAAACCGGATGAAGATGCGCCAGATAAAGATGAATCTGAAACAGATGAGGAAAATAAACCGGAACAACCTGCACCAGATGAAGACGACGATTCAAAAACAGATGGTGAAAACAAACCGGATGAAGAAGATACACAAACACCGGACGAAAACACTCCAAATACGAATGGAGAAGTTAAACCGGATGAAGGTACGCCGGATACGGATGACAAGACTGAACCCGATGACGATAATAAACCTGAGCAACCAACACCAGGTGAAGATGGAAAAACCGACACTGATGAAGGTACCACTCCTAGTCCAGATGAAGAACATAAACCGGATGGAGAACAAAAACCAGATGCTGATGGTGAAGCTAAACCGGATGAAGAGCAGAAACCAGATACTGATGGTGAAGTTAAACCAGATGAGGAACAAAAACCAGATACTGACGGGGAAAACAAACCGGATGAAGAGCAGAAACCAGATACTGACGGGGACGTGAAACCGGATGGAGAACAAAAACCAGATGCTGATGGTGAAGCTAAACCGGATGAAGAGCAGAAACCAGATACTGACGGGGAAAATAAACCGGATGAAGAGCAGAAACCAGATGCTGACGGGGACGTGAAACCGGATGGAGAACAAAAACCAGATGCTGATGGTGAAGCTAAACCGGATGAAGAGCAGAAACCAGATACTGACGGGGAAAATAAACCGGATGAAGAGCAGAAACCGGATGAAGAGCAGAAACCAGATGCTGACGGAGACGTGAAACCAGATGAGGAACAAAAACCAGATACTGATGGTGAAGCTAAACCGGATGAAGAGCAGAAACCAGATGCTGATGGTGAAGCTAAACCGGATGAGGAACAAAAACCAGATACTGATGGTGAAGCTAAACCGGATGAGGAACAAAAACCAGATACTGATGGTGAAGCTAAACCGGATGAGGAGCAGAAACCAGATGCTGACGGAGACGTGAAACCGGATGAGGAACAAAAACCAGATACTGATGGTGAAGCTAAACCGGATGAAGAGCAGAAACCAGATGCTGATGGTGAAGCTAAACCGGATGAGGAACAAAAACCAGATACTGATGGTGAAGCTAAACCGGATGAGGAACAAAAACCAGATACTGATGGTGAAGCTAAACCGGATGAGGAGCAGAAACCAGATGCTGACGGAGACGTGAAACCGGATGAGGAACAAAAACCAGATGCTGATGGTGAAGCTAAACCGGATGAGGAACAAAAACCAGATGCTGATGGTGAAGCTAAACCGGATGAAGAGCAGAAACCAGATGCTGATGGTGAAGCTAAACCGGATGAGGAGCAAAAACCGGATACAGATGAGAAAACAACTCCTAAAACATATGTAGACGAAGCCACAAAAGTTTCTGTAACATTATCTGGAAAAGATGCTACGAAGGACCTACAATTAAATGTTAAACCAGTAGCCACTTCCATTTTACCTGGAAAACTTGATGAAAAATTAGTTGGTAAAGCAATCAATCTATTTGACATTTACTTTACTAATAAATCAGGCGAACGTGTACAAATCACAGAACCCGCAATTGTAACTATGCCTCGTGAAACTACTAAAACAGTAACAGGTGTCTACTATGTTGCGACAACAGGATTAGCAGAGTCTCTACCATTTAAACAATTGGATGACTCAGTACAATTTACCGCCACTCACTTTAGTTACTATGCATTAGCTTATAAAGCTGAAGAAAAAGTAACACCATCTGAAAAACCAGGTACGGATACAAAACCTAATACAGAAAAACCAGGTACAGATACGAAACCTAATACAGATAAACCAGGTACGACAGTGCCGGATAAAGTGACACCTAACGAAACAAAACCTAGTACAAAACCAACGGCACCATCACAAAAAGATGAAAGCACAATGGATACTAATGTTGATGATAAAGATATTAAAGAAAACGACACTAAACAATCGGAAACATCAAACAAAGCAGAAGAAGAAAAAACAACTGATAGTACATCCTCACGTACTACTCAAAAACAAGAAAATTCAATGAGCACTCAGACATTACCTGAAACCGGTGAATATGATGCACATCTAATTTTCGGTACTGCCGCATTGTCCATTTTAATTGGTTTAGGTTTAGTCGCAGATGACGGCAAAAAAGTACGAAAATAG
- a CDS encoding sugar O-acetyltransferase: MSVDEFLAIMDSGEEIIVKSPVHQMMHNLAQDAIKITMDINTNFHTNDEIRLLMEQLTGRKIDEKFSLFPPFNTDCGKNIKLGKGVFINSGCKFQDQGGIEIGDGTLVGHNVVMATLNHHLSAEKRGNLIPVPINIGRNVWIGANATICPGVTIGDGAVIAAGAVVTKNVQANTVVGGVPATLIKVIEEST, encoded by the coding sequence ATGAGTGTAGATGAATTTTTAGCCATTATGGATAGTGGGGAAGAAATCATCGTCAAGTCACCAGTCCATCAAATGATGCATAATCTAGCGCAAGATGCTATTAAGATAACAATGGATATTAATACGAATTTTCATACAAATGACGAAATCAGATTGCTGATGGAACAATTGACAGGTAGAAAGATTGATGAAAAATTTTCATTGTTTCCGCCATTTAATACCGATTGTGGTAAAAATATCAAATTGGGTAAAGGTGTATTTATCAATTCAGGTTGTAAGTTTCAAGACCAAGGTGGCATCGAGATAGGGGACGGGACATTGGTTGGTCATAATGTTGTGATGGCAACACTGAATCATCATTTGAGCGCAGAAAAAAGAGGGAATCTGATTCCGGTACCGATTAATATTGGACGTAATGTGTGGATAGGTGCCAATGCGACGATTTGTCCAGGAGTAACTATTGGAGACGGGGCTGTCATTGCTGCCGGTGCCGTCGTAACGAAGAATGTCCAAGCAAATACAGTTGTTGGCGGCGTACCAGCAACATTAATCAAAGTAATCGAAGAATCCACATAG